One Pseudomonadota bacterium genomic region harbors:
- a CDS encoding response regulator translates to MGRSVSNTDLAAGLAVDTPADPDCEQAFSKAGRRAIDQTVYVVDDDDAIRSALTLLLESVNLKCLALASAQQFLDVYDGRPGVLVLDVRMPEMSGLELQRELMTRDYRQLALIFMSGHGDIPMAVEALKLGAVDFLPKPIRDQDLLHRVNEALEQNRAGHESALEADEVNRRIDSLTPRERQVMALIADGQANKSIGLELGISPRTVEIHRSHAMEKMSVRSVAQLVRMLDRVGSFDEARNRIALA, encoded by the coding sequence ATGGGACGCTCCGTATCCAACACCGATTTGGCTGCGGGTCTGGCCGTGGATACTCCCGCAGATCCCGACTGCGAACAGGCATTTTCCAAGGCTGGGCGTCGCGCAATCGACCAAACGGTCTACGTTGTCGACGATGATGACGCCATCCGAAGCGCGCTGACGCTGCTGCTTGAATCTGTCAACCTGAAGTGCCTGGCGCTTGCTTCTGCCCAGCAGTTTCTCGATGTATACGACGGCCGGCCTGGGGTGCTGGTTTTGGACGTCAGGATGCCGGAGATGAGTGGCCTGGAGCTGCAGCGGGAACTCATGACGCGAGACTATCGTCAGCTGGCACTGATTTTTATGTCGGGCCATGGCGATATTCCGATGGCGGTCGAGGCGCTGAAGCTCGGCGCCGTCGATTTCTTGCCAAAACCCATTCGCGACCAGGACCTACTTCATCGCGTAAACGAAGCGCTGGAACAAAACCGTGCGGGCCACGAATCCGCGCTGGAGGCTGACGAGGTCAACCGGCGGATCGACAGCCTGACGCCTCGGGAACGGCAGGTGATGGCGCTGATTGCCGATGGTCAAGCCAATAAGAGTATCGGCCTGGAGCTTGGGATTTCTCCGCGGACCGTAGAGATTCACCGGTCGCATGCCATGGAGAAGATGTCGGTTCGCTCGGTAGCGCAACTGGTGCGGATGCTGGATCGCGTCGGGTCTTTTGACGAGGCGCGCAATCGTATTGCGCTCGCCTGA
- a CDS encoding DUF2797 domain-containing protein, which translates to MTVSLDEVVSYHLPVGGSRIDLNPRIGQPISLRYAGLIHCIKCGRETKKSFGQGFCFPCFRSAPEASECILGPELCRAHDGEARDMAWARKHCLQEHVVYLAKSSAVKVGITRNTQIPTRWIDQGASEAVVFARTPNRYTAGVIEVALKAHLTDRTNWRRMLKNEICDDDLLAFKDRLRGELARDLTQYVDEDDAVWRINYPVQVFPEKVKSVGFDKQPAIDGTLLGIKGQYLLLNDDRVLNIRKHQGYEVDVS; encoded by the coding sequence ATGACCGTCAGCCTAGACGAGGTTGTGAGCTACCACCTGCCGGTTGGCGGTTCGAGAATCGATCTCAACCCGCGCATTGGCCAGCCGATCTCGCTGCGCTACGCCGGGCTTATCCACTGCATCAAGTGTGGCCGGGAGACCAAAAAGTCGTTCGGCCAGGGGTTCTGCTTCCCGTGTTTTCGCTCCGCGCCTGAAGCCAGCGAATGTATCCTGGGTCCAGAGCTGTGTCGCGCTCATGACGGCGAAGCCCGCGATATGGCGTGGGCCAGAAAACACTGTCTTCAGGAACACGTGGTCTACCTGGCCAAAAGCTCAGCGGTGAAAGTGGGTATCACCAGAAACACACAGATTCCCACGCGCTGGATTGATCAAGGCGCCTCGGAGGCGGTGGTGTTTGCCCGTACGCCGAATCGCTATACCGCCGGCGTGATCGAAGTCGCGCTGAAGGCTCACCTCACCGACCGGACCAACTGGCGTCGCATGCTGAAAAACGAAATCTGCGACGATGATCTGCTGGCCTTCAAAGACCGCCTTCGTGGTGAGCTGGCCAGAGACCTCACTCAGTATGTCGATGAAGATGACGCGGTATGGCGAATCAACTATCCGGTGCAGGTATTCCCGGAGAAGGTCAAGAGCGTCGGCTTTGACAAACAGCCTGCTATCGATGGCACGCTACTTGGTATCAAAGGACAATATCTCCTGCTGAATGACGACCGGGTGCTCAACATTCGCAAGCACCAGGGCTACGAGGTGGATGTCAGCTGA
- a CDS encoding response regulator → MGEASSVIGSMVMIDDDETDQYLYRRIIERSGLVATLNFFSLAEDALAHLRRNDRPRVDLITLDINMPRMDGFEFLDQAQAEFGPRFERSVVVLLTTSLNPADRSRALAFPMGRDILNKPLTSQNVATLADVCREATDLSEQSA, encoded by the coding sequence ATGGGTGAAGCATCGAGCGTCATCGGCAGCATGGTGATGATCGATGACGACGAGACCGATCAGTATCTGTATCGACGCATCATCGAACGATCAGGGCTAGTCGCCACCCTGAACTTCTTTTCGCTCGCTGAAGATGCCCTGGCTCATCTGCGCCGCAACGACCGCCCTCGGGTTGACCTGATCACCCTCGATATCAACATGCCTCGGATGGATGGGTTTGAGTTCCTTGATCAAGCGCAGGCGGAGTTTGGACCGCGTTTTGAACGTTCCGTGGTGGTGCTGCTGACAACCTCGCTGAATCCGGCTGACCGGTCCCGAGCGTTGGCTTTCCCGATGGGGAGGGACATCCTGAATAAGCCGCTGACGTCCCAAAACGTCGCAACGCTGGCCGACGTTTGTCGAGAAGCGACTGACCTGTCAGAACAGAGCGCCTAA
- a CDS encoding NAD(P)H-binding protein encodes MGSNQHRVLLAGASGYIGRAVAAKLLADGYEVIAPLRRPDQAPPGCRVIHTELDDPNKLSTALAGVNTSAIISCIASRSGVAQDAWRVDYQANRNLLQVASALGANRFILLSAICVQRPKLAFQQAKLAFETDLRAAGLTYSIVRPTAFFRSLSGQVPRVQQGKPYLLFGDGSLTACKPIAEDDLAAFIVQCLVDEDKQNRVLPIGGPGPALTPREQGEMLFELTGQPPRFKRVPPALFSVALSLLNPLSKIIPALAAKAELARIGRYYATESMLLWDEDRARYDESATPSTGKITLRDHYERVLTEGMAGQEAGDQKLF; translated from the coding sequence TTGGGTTCCAACCAACATCGCGTGCTGCTGGCGGGTGCTTCCGGGTACATCGGTCGCGCGGTGGCGGCCAAGCTGCTCGCCGATGGTTATGAGGTGATTGCGCCGCTGCGCAGACCGGATCAGGCGCCGCCCGGCTGCCGGGTAATCCATACCGAACTGGACGACCCCAACAAGCTATCGACGGCTCTCGCCGGCGTCAATACATCGGCCATCATTTCCTGCATCGCGTCGCGCAGCGGCGTCGCCCAAGACGCCTGGCGTGTCGACTATCAGGCCAATCGGAATCTTCTCCAGGTTGCCTCGGCGCTCGGAGCAAATCGTTTTATCCTGCTTTCAGCAATCTGCGTACAACGGCCGAAGCTCGCATTTCAGCAGGCCAAGCTCGCGTTTGAGACCGACCTTAGAGCCGCCGGCCTCACCTATTCGATCGTCCGACCCACCGCCTTCTTTCGATCCCTGTCGGGTCAAGTTCCTCGCGTGCAGCAAGGCAAACCCTATCTGTTGTTTGGCGACGGCTCGCTGACCGCGTGCAAACCGATCGCTGAGGATGATCTGGCGGCGTTTATCGTTCAGTGTCTCGTCGATGAGGACAAACAAAACCGAGTGCTGCCCATCGGTGGGCCGGGACCCGCCCTGACACCGCGCGAGCAGGGCGAGATGCTGTTTGAACTGACGGGCCAACCGCCGCGCTTCAAGCGCGTGCCCCCAGCCCTTTTCTCGGTGGCGTTGAGCCTGCTGAATCCGCTCAGCAAGATCATTCCGGCCCTGGCGGCCAAGGCGGAGCTGGCGCGCATCGGACGGTACTACGCCACCGAATCGATGCTGCTTTGGGACGAGGACCGCGCGCGTTACGACGAATCAGCCACACCCAGCACCGGTAAAATCACGCTTCGAGATCACTACGAGCGCGTGCTGACCGAGGGTATGGCCGGTCAAGAGGCTGGCGACCAGAAGCTGTTTTAG
- a CDS encoding NAD(P)-dependent oxidoreductase, with product MTHLAILGLGAMGSRMARRLLAAGHTVTVWNRNPGSVRELAEQGARPANSPANAVSDATGVIAALRDDEASRSVWLERETGALRALKSNAWAVESSTLSVEWVKELAGVAERHDRLFADAPVLGSRPQAEAGQLVHLLGGSDEAVARISPVLAQLGQAQHHAGPTGAGTALKLLANTLFGIQVAALAELLNRSRELGLDAQKAFAQLGETPVMSPAAKGAAGLMLAGQHEPLFPVELVAKDFSYAIGSHAASLPVSSAAAAVFASALGAGMGDDNLTTVARLYADREPAPQ from the coding sequence ATGACCCATCTTGCGATCCTCGGGCTTGGCGCGATGGGGTCACGCATGGCGCGACGGCTTCTGGCGGCTGGCCACACCGTAACGGTATGGAATCGAAACCCCGGGTCGGTCCGCGAGCTGGCAGAGCAGGGGGCGCGTCCGGCCAACTCCCCCGCGAATGCGGTGAGCGACGCGACGGGCGTCATCGCGGCCTTGCGCGACGATGAGGCCTCCCGTTCTGTATGGCTGGAGAGGGAAACGGGCGCGCTCCGGGCGCTGAAGTCGAATGCCTGGGCAGTAGAGTCCTCCACGCTGTCGGTGGAGTGGGTCAAAGAACTTGCCGGCGTCGCGGAGAGACACGACCGACTATTTGCTGACGCCCCGGTGCTAGGCTCGCGCCCACAGGCCGAGGCGGGTCAGCTTGTACATCTGCTCGGCGGCTCCGACGAGGCCGTGGCCCGTATATCACCCGTTCTCGCACAGCTCGGGCAGGCGCAACACCATGCCGGACCGACGGGTGCTGGAACAGCACTAAAGCTGCTGGCGAATACGCTGTTTGGTATCCAGGTCGCTGCGCTGGCGGAGCTCCTAAACCGTAGTCGGGAGCTCGGTCTTGATGCGCAAAAAGCGTTCGCGCAGCTCGGCGAAACACCGGTCATGAGTCCGGCAGCCAAAGGTGCGGCTGGTCTGATGCTGGCAGGACAGCATGAGCCGTTGTTTCCGGTCGAGCTCGTCGCCAAGGATTTCTCTTACGCCATTGGGAGCCATGCAGCGTCGCTGCCGGTCAGCAGCGCGGCCGCTGCGGTGTTTGCCAGCGCCCTTGGCGCTGGCATGGGAGACGACAATCTTACAACGGTCGCGAGGCTTTACGCTGACCGCGAGCCCGCGCCTCAATAG
- a CDS encoding ATP-binding protein translates to MADTQQLGDLDLVDAAPEQNFDSLTELAAHLLNVPVALVSIVDFDQDRQFFKSQHGLQDPWRERRQTPLDHSFCQHVVGRNCPLVVDNALSHKLVKDNLAIPNLGVMAYLGNPIYGESEEPVGAFCVIADEPREWTEEDQATVQKISSCVSDLVRLKAARITSKRLRLEQQEFTNVLSNDLKAPTNTLALLHTELGLLLDSDKDSEALMMLERCHQTTGRMNQLIEDVMSYTRVSGIEVDKQSLDLANLVNDVIDDLAQQIQVSGATVSAGTLPRVVGVASQLRILFQNLIANGLKYVAPGVAPKIEIAIGGSEGSRECVIDVKDNGIGIDPEDQGRIFGMFKRLHLASEYSGTGIGLALCRRVALNHAGNIDVHSRRGGGSVFSVTLPVATDG, encoded by the coding sequence ATGGCTGATACACAACAGCTAGGAGATCTCGACCTTGTTGACGCAGCGCCGGAGCAGAATTTTGACAGTCTGACCGAACTTGCGGCACATCTCCTGAACGTCCCGGTAGCGCTGGTGTCCATCGTGGACTTTGATCAGGATCGCCAGTTTTTTAAGAGTCAGCACGGTCTGCAAGACCCGTGGCGTGAACGGCGTCAAACCCCGCTCGACCACTCCTTTTGCCAACATGTTGTCGGCCGCAATTGTCCGCTGGTTGTGGACAATGCGCTGAGCCACAAGCTGGTGAAAGACAATCTGGCAATCCCCAATCTTGGCGTGATGGCTTACCTGGGAAACCCGATCTATGGCGAAAGCGAGGAGCCGGTGGGCGCCTTTTGCGTGATCGCCGATGAGCCTCGGGAATGGACGGAGGAAGATCAGGCGACGGTCCAGAAGATTTCGAGCTGTGTCTCAGACCTGGTTCGTCTGAAAGCAGCGCGGATTACCAGTAAGCGACTGCGCCTCGAGCAGCAGGAATTTACCAACGTGCTTTCCAACGATCTAAAGGCGCCCACCAATACGCTGGCGCTGCTGCATACCGAGCTCGGTCTGCTGCTGGATTCAGACAAGGACAGCGAGGCGCTGATGATGCTCGAACGGTGTCATCAGACCACCGGCCGCATGAACCAGCTCATCGAAGACGTGATGAGCTATACCCGGGTCTCCGGCATCGAGGTCGATAAGCAGTCGCTGGATCTGGCGAATTTGGTCAACGACGTGATTGATGACCTCGCCCAGCAGATCCAGGTTTCAGGTGCGACGGTAAGTGCCGGCACGCTGCCTCGTGTCGTCGGAGTGGCTTCGCAGCTGCGAATCCTGTTCCAGAACCTGATCGCTAACGGCTTGAAATACGTGGCTCCAGGCGTTGCGCCGAAGATTGAGATCGCCATTGGCGGTTCGGAGGGCAGCCGCGAGTGTGTGATCGACGTCAAAGACAACGGCATTGGCATCGATCCCGAAGACCAGGGCCGAATTTTTGGCATGTTCAAGCGGCTTCATCTGGCCAGCGAATACTCAGGGACCGGAATTGGTCTTGCGCTGTGCCGCCGCGTGGCCCTCAATCATGCCGGCAACATCGACGTTCACTCACGGCGAGGCGGAGGCTCGGTTTTTTCCGTGACGCTGCCGGTGGCAACCGATGGGTGA
- a CDS encoding DUF1838 family protein, producing the protein MTATLAASATAVPGTMALASPAALPAFPGGRIRSEFVNYEDPLEHQRQSFRVLRNMRKNADVLFWYHFQMYAVQDGRRPEAVVRWEGIELSHHQNLGPGMYRIGGHNLSFPRDIKTGRWTDSAVNPITGETVAVPAITLTGDPGYLYTPDGVIPLDSPEAPPRIRHEQFLIEGDLMKIEQVRQPPASWPATFIETSANWSPLSLFQDDSILDLPTGTSGGYVFPWPEWMDMGDRPGHMFATWNGRKLQSVDQLPAEFFQKASTVHPELLEVDMTRFSKALPEPLAKRVAEAAA; encoded by the coding sequence ATGACCGCAACCCTGGCAGCGAGCGCGACGGCCGTACCCGGCACAATGGCGCTCGCGAGCCCGGCGGCGCTGCCCGCCTTTCCCGGTGGCCGCATTCGATCCGAATTTGTGAATTACGAAGATCCGCTGGAACATCAGCGACAGAGCTTCCGGGTCCTGCGCAATATGCGTAAAAACGCGGACGTTCTGTTCTGGTACCACTTTCAAATGTACGCCGTGCAGGACGGGCGTCGCCCCGAAGCGGTGGTGCGCTGGGAGGGCATCGAGCTTTCCCATCATCAAAACCTTGGGCCGGGTATGTACCGAATCGGCGGTCACAACCTGTCTTTTCCCCGCGACATCAAAACAGGACGCTGGACCGACAGCGCCGTCAATCCGATCACCGGGGAAACGGTTGCGGTTCCCGCGATCACCCTGACCGGCGATCCTGGCTACCTCTATACGCCGGACGGCGTGATCCCACTCGACAGCCCGGAAGCGCCGCCGCGGATTCGTCACGAGCAGTTTTTGATCGAAGGAGACCTGATGAAGATCGAACAGGTGCGCCAGCCGCCGGCTTCCTGGCCCGCCACGTTTATCGAAACGTCGGCCAACTGGTCGCCGCTTTCGCTCTTTCAGGACGACAGCATTCTGGATCTCCCGACCGGCACCTCCGGCGGCTACGTTTTCCCCTGGCCCGAATGGATGGATATGGGCGACCGGCCTGGCCATATGTTCGCCACCTGGAACGGTCGCAAGCTCCAGTCCGTCGACCAGCTGCCGGCGGAGTTTTTCCAGAAAGCCAGTACGGTTCATCCAGAGCTGCTTGAGGTGGACATGACGAGGTTCTCCAAAGCCCTCCCCGAACCGCTCGCCAAGCGGGTTGCCGAGGCAGCCGCATGA
- a CDS encoding C13 family peptidase, whose protein sequence is MISRSWTARTAGLVMLFLPLVWSSAHSQSLRFERFVPALQQPWYFSDGVDGIAAVGDTVFAVSEGNAFALSRTGRIITLGSPFGANNAFDFVARNNLLFIPTFGGVVQMDQNFESIRFLSDGGSGGPGGIIRAAAMDFLSDGSFAVLDVDSSVPDASANSVKIFDADFDFLSSFQGLGTCPITFSIQPTGLFVAPDDTIYVTHTCASEIQQFSRSGTLLRTLGSVSDTPRPQDLTMSADGNQIVVATERDVAVLDTLTGALVTRFSPPPSGSNFFPAITLAPDGTYLLGSISAIHRFSKTFQLLSTFQSASPEEGFFDEPRDIAVDNRNGVVNVIEGRNNRISVLDSQGQLTTVYDRSTANFDTLDTPSSIANLGQLGLPFTGLEENFYGVADCNGVKYFSGDGTTYLPLTTVAGSNPGEFVQRCGKRIGMLPIAIDDVELFLTDGGNDTVKVFDAITYDFRREWTSINPQTNAPFRIRSLTSDGEHLIALGQDRVVFYDRDGVPQRDFDIGDSGGDITYTQLGDLLVTSSRALRRYTLEGELTQETPLPRGIGPGQVRDITNSSAVDLGNDQIVVADGRNNRVKYLRALTTTENPKAIVVAGGGPYPGNALWDATRVNANFGYRTLLNQGFDKDGVQYLSDDNADLDQNGVEDDIDAPAIGSELEAAITGAFSADATELVIYLVDHGGDDTFRLSGTETITSTQLNEWLDTWQQASGGQRITVIYDACQSGSFVDEISAGSANRIVIASARADQSAYFVSQGALSFSNQFWTQIFNGQSLKAAYEAATEVIEQAFPTQNPILDSNGNGIGNETADFAVLDLIGGGFIGNGTTISGSRPIITSVFPPITLANGNETALTAFGVTDSDGVARVWAILIPPGYVPGSADNPVSELPTVNLDSQSGDDFSATFAGFSEIGTYQVVIYAEDGFGNVSVPSISTVTVNSPLQRRAVIIAGGDQSDAGFAGVSANTRLAYAALEQQGYGPDGVSCDSALCDAVQFLTPEAVAGFDATATLSNVEDAISVWGATETQDLTVYLTGPRGGGGFQLAGGDVLTAAALDGFLDIAEAANPGRVTVIVDGDLAGEFVNQLSPSDGRRFLIASASGTDVAANALEGVVSFSRFFWSQTLNGATVFDAFRQARSGIRFAADCQNPEIDTDGNNVPNQLFDGLSAGAYRIGSGILLAGDDPLIESTQGPSVVTEGSAYNLTVSGITTTGTIDRVVAVIGMNGSCEVTQVLNNLGNGRWGGELPMVDFESPRLSVAAFAVDDDGNVSLPVTRSVVGDLVFRNGLE, encoded by the coding sequence ATGATTTCTCGCTCTTGGACAGCCCGCACAGCCGGGCTCGTAATGCTGTTTCTGCCGCTGGTTTGGAGCAGCGCCCACTCCCAATCTCTGCGCTTTGAGCGCTTCGTGCCGGCACTGCAGCAGCCCTGGTATTTCTCCGACGGGGTTGACGGTATTGCTGCGGTCGGCGATACGGTCTTTGCGGTGAGCGAAGGCAACGCCTTTGCGCTCAGCCGCACCGGGCGAATCATCACGCTCGGCTCGCCGTTCGGCGCCAATAACGCTTTTGATTTTGTGGCGAGGAACAACCTGCTTTTTATCCCCACCTTCGGTGGTGTGGTTCAGATGGATCAGAACTTCGAGTCGATTCGATTTCTTTCCGATGGCGGCTCGGGAGGCCCAGGCGGGATTATCCGGGCAGCCGCGATGGACTTTCTGAGCGACGGCAGCTTCGCCGTCCTCGACGTGGACTCTTCCGTGCCTGACGCTAGCGCCAACAGCGTCAAGATTTTTGACGCTGACTTTGATTTTCTGTCGAGCTTTCAAGGTCTGGGCACCTGCCCCATCACCTTTTCGATTCAGCCGACAGGGCTATTTGTCGCTCCCGACGACACCATTTACGTGACACACACCTGCGCCAGCGAAATCCAGCAATTCAGCCGCTCTGGAACTCTGCTCCGCACCCTTGGCTCCGTTTCCGACACGCCCCGTCCCCAGGATTTGACGATGAGCGCCGACGGCAACCAAATCGTTGTGGCAACAGAACGTGACGTCGCGGTGCTGGACACCCTAACCGGTGCACTGGTTACTCGTTTCAGCCCGCCACCAAGCGGCAGCAACTTTTTTCCCGCCATTACCCTCGCGCCTGACGGCACGTACTTGCTCGGATCGATCTCTGCAATACACCGCTTTAGCAAAACCTTCCAGCTGCTGAGCACGTTCCAGAGCGCCTCCCCTGAGGAGGGTTTCTTTGATGAACCGCGGGATATCGCCGTCGATAACCGCAACGGCGTCGTGAATGTCATCGAGGGCCGCAACAACCGAATATCCGTCCTGGACTCCCAGGGACAATTGACCACGGTTTACGACCGCAGTACGGCGAACTTTGACACGTTAGATACCCCATCCAGCATCGCCAACCTGGGCCAGCTGGGGCTGCCTTTTACAGGACTTGAGGAGAACTTTTATGGTGTCGCTGACTGCAACGGCGTGAAGTATTTTTCCGGCGACGGCACGACCTATCTGCCGCTGACAACGGTCGCCGGCAGCAACCCAGGGGAATTCGTGCAGCGCTGCGGCAAACGGATCGGCATGCTGCCGATCGCCATCGACGACGTTGAGCTTTTTCTCACAGACGGCGGAAACGATACAGTCAAAGTCTTCGACGCAATCACCTACGATTTCCGCCGCGAGTGGACTTCAATCAATCCGCAGACCAACGCCCCTTTCAGAATCCGGTCGCTGACGAGTGATGGTGAGCACCTGATTGCACTGGGACAAGACAGGGTGGTTTTCTATGATCGCGACGGCGTGCCGCAGCGAGACTTCGACATCGGGGACAGTGGCGGTGACATCACCTACACGCAGCTCGGCGATCTGCTGGTGACCAGCTCGAGAGCACTGCGACGGTACACGCTGGAAGGCGAGCTGACCCAGGAAACCCCGTTGCCCCGGGGCATCGGCCCCGGGCAGGTGCGCGACATCACTAACTCCTCCGCCGTCGATCTCGGTAACGATCAAATTGTTGTGGCCGACGGTCGCAACAATCGGGTGAAATACCTGCGCGCGCTAACCACCACAGAAAATCCTAAAGCGATTGTGGTTGCCGGCGGAGGCCCCTACCCCGGCAACGCCCTGTGGGACGCAACCCGGGTCAACGCCAACTTTGGGTATCGCACCCTGCTCAACCAAGGGTTTGACAAGGATGGTGTCCAATACCTGTCCGATGACAATGCCGACCTGGACCAGAACGGCGTCGAGGACGACATCGACGCGCCGGCAATCGGCAGCGAACTGGAGGCGGCGATCACCGGAGCCTTTTCCGCGGACGCCACCGAGCTCGTGATCTACCTGGTGGATCACGGCGGCGACGACACGTTCCGGCTGAGCGGCACCGAGACGATCACGAGCACCCAACTCAACGAATGGCTGGACACCTGGCAGCAGGCCAGCGGCGGCCAGCGCATCACCGTGATCTACGATGCGTGCCAGTCCGGCTCTTTTGTCGACGAGATCAGCGCCGGCAGCGCCAACCGGATTGTGATCGCCAGCGCACGGGCCGACCAGAGCGCCTACTTTGTCTCGCAGGGTGCGCTGTCCTTTTCCAACCAGTTCTGGACGCAGATCTTCAACGGGCAGTCGCTCAAGGCAGCCTATGAGGCGGCCACCGAGGTGATCGAGCAGGCGTTTCCCACGCAAAACCCAATCCTTGACAGCAACGGCAACGGCATCGGGAACGAAACCGCGGACTTTGCCGTGCTCGACCTGATCGGCGGTGGCTTTATCGGCAACGGCACCACCATCAGCGGCTCCCGGCCCATCATCACCAGCGTCTTTCCGCCCATCACGCTCGCAAACGGCAACGAGACCGCGCTGACCGCGTTCGGCGTCACCGACTCCGACGGCGTAGCCCGGGTCTGGGCAATATTGATTCCTCCCGGCTACGTGCCTGGCTCAGCCGACAACCCCGTGAGTGAACTGCCCACGGTGAATCTAGACTCGCAAAGCGGCGATGATTTCTCGGCGACCTTTGCGGGCTTTTCCGAAATCGGTACCTACCAGGTCGTAATCTACGCCGAGGACGGCTTCGGCAACGTCTCGGTGCCGAGCATCAGCACGGTGACCGTCAACAGTCCACTGCAGCGGCGCGCCGTCATTATCGCCGGGGGCGATCAGTCAGACGCTGGCTTTGCGGGAGTCAGCGCCAACACGCGCCTGGCTTACGCGGCGCTGGAACAGCAGGGCTACGGTCCGGACGGCGTCTCCTGCGACAGCGCCCTCTGCGACGCCGTGCAGTTTCTCACGCCCGAGGCGGTGGCAGGTTTTGACGCCACCGCAACCCTCAGCAACGTGGAAGACGCCATTTCGGTATGGGGCGCCACCGAGACCCAGGATCTGACGGTCTACCTGACCGGCCCCCGCGGCGGCGGCGGCTTTCAGCTTGCGGGCGGCGACGTGCTGACCGCGGCAGCGCTGGACGGGTTCCTGGACATCGCCGAGGCCGCAAACCCGGGGCGGGTCACGGTGATCGTCGACGGCGATCTGGCCGGCGAATTTGTGAACCAGCTGAGTCCTTCGGACGGCCGCCGCTTCCTGATCGCCAGCGCGTCGGGTACCGACGTCGCGGCCAACGCGCTGGAAGGCGTCGTGTCGTTTTCCCGGTTCTTCTGGTCGCAGACGCTGAACGGCGCCACGGTGTTCGACGCCTTCCGTCAGGCCCGCAGCGGCATTCGCTTTGCCGCGGACTGCCAGAACCCGGAAATCGACACCGACGGCAACAACGTTCCCAACCAGCTATTCGACGGCCTGTCAGCCGGCGCCTATCGAATTGGCTCCGGGATTCTGCTGGCCGGGGATGACCCCTTGATCGAGTCGACCCAGGGACCGTCGGTGGTGACGGAAGGCAGCGCTTACAACCTGACCGTAAGCGGCATCACGACTACGGGCACCATCGACCGCGTGGTGGCGGTGATCGGCATGAACGGCAGCTGCGAGGTCACCCAGGTGCTCAACAACCTGGGGAACGGTCGCTGGGGCGGCGAACTGCCGATGGTGGATTTCGAATCACCGAGACTGAGCGTCGCGGCTTTTGCGGTAGACGATGACGGCAACGTCTCACTGCCGGTGACCCGCAGCGTTGTCGGCGACCTGGTCTTTCGCAACGGCCTCGAGTAG
- a CDS encoding D-2-hydroxyacid dehydrogenase — MNLSQLIVLIAGISLTGAAIAQSNIEELIAQTGVKEGAAALRELPGWRKPQKIIVRDVGLPRSEIEGAIPGVEVILTVSESQAIDNARGADAIIGWCSEPLLRASDHIAWVQIFSAGAERCVTAGPIADGSMVLTNMQKMSSPVLAEHAIALTLGLARQLPYFTKQMTTGQWRKQSLATDRMQSIAGKTLLVVGLGGIGIEVAKRAAALDMRVIGTRRSSREGPTYIDYVGLSDELLNLAGEADFIVVTLPLTPDTRGLLDREFFNAAKRGAKLVNVGRGPVVVTDDLLAALRSGQLSGAALDVTDPEPLPPTHPLWQMENVLITPHVAARGGSLARHMIILKENLRRFAAGDALLNVVDPQLGY; from the coding sequence ATGAACCTATCGCAATTAATCGTACTGATTGCTGGCATAAGCCTGACCGGCGCCGCTATCGCGCAGTCCAATATTGAAGAACTCATCGCGCAGACTGGCGTAAAGGAGGGGGCCGCAGCGCTGCGGGAGCTACCCGGCTGGCGAAAGCCTCAAAAGATCATTGTGCGGGACGTGGGGCTGCCGCGCAGCGAAATCGAGGGAGCGATACCGGGGGTTGAAGTGATCCTCACCGTCAGCGAAAGCCAGGCCATCGACAACGCGCGCGGCGCGGACGCGATCATCGGCTGGTGTTCCGAGCCGCTGTTGAGGGCGAGCGACCACATCGCGTGGGTCCAGATCTTTAGCGCCGGAGCCGAGCGCTGCGTAACGGCTGGACCCATCGCTGACGGATCGATGGTGCTGACCAACATGCAGAAAATGTCTTCACCCGTGCTGGCCGAACACGCCATTGCGCTGACCTTGGGTCTGGCGCGCCAGCTCCCCTACTTCACTAAACAGATGACCACCGGCCAGTGGCGAAAACAATCGTTGGCCACCGACCGCATGCAGTCGATTGCGGGCAAGACTCTCCTGGTCGTCGGCCTGGGGGGCATCGGTATCGAGGTGGCAAAACGAGCGGCCGCTTTGGACATGAGGGTCATTGGCACCCGCCGCAGTTCGCGAGAGGGCCCCACCTATATCGATTACGTTGGCCTGTCCGATGAACTGCTTAACCTGGCGGGCGAGGCGGATTTTATTGTGGTTACCCTGCCCCTGACTCCGGACACACGCGGCCTGCTCGATCGAGAATTCTTCAACGCCGCGAAGCGAGGGGCAAAGCTGGTGAACGTTGGCCGAGGCCCGGTGGTGGTCACCGATGATCTGCTTGCTGCCCTACGCAGCGGGCAGCTCAGCGGCGCAGCGCTGGACGTGACCGATCCAGAGCCGCTGCCGCCAACGCACCCCCTCTGGCAAATGGAAAACGTGCTCATTACGCCGCACGTAGCGGCACGCGGCGGCAGCCTCGCGCGCCACATGATCATCCTGAAAGAAAACCTCCGCCGTTTTGCCGCCGGCGACGCGCTGCTGAATGTGGTCGACCCTCAGCTCGGCTATTGA